A stretch of the Panicum virgatum strain AP13 chromosome 9N, P.virgatum_v5, whole genome shotgun sequence genome encodes the following:
- the LOC120691426 gene encoding acyl-carrier-protein phosphodiesterase PptH-like: MTPHLPAAASSSSPSTTTSRAAAAAHHHLLGAAAGPPSSPHHRRRRRRRVPGGGLRPRGAPVRCCAAAAPAPQAAVPARARAAPGATTRVFVVSDLHTDYPENMDWVRRLPAEVGAGEGAGVDALVVAGDVAETRDNFARTMEVLRGRFGAVFYVPGNHDLWLRREGGRYMDSLEKLTALLDACSELGVDTGPRMIGDLGIIPLFSWYHKSFDKEKDVNSVRVPSLEMACKDFHACKWPSDLANDDESIALYFDKLNDKNHDAIEEVKNSSKQILTFSHFVPRQELCPEKRMLYYPYLPKVIGSDFLERRLRLIHSNRKDGAACHVFGHTHFCWDSVVDEIRYIQAPLAYPRERKRRMNSQGWLPFCVYRDGFNPEIYPALWSDYYNKNKREPENTQLAPWVARHFAKYHKFH, from the exons ATGACGCCGcatctgcccgccgccgcctcctcctcctccccctccaccaccacctcccgcgccgccgccgcggcgcaccACCAcctgctcggcgccgccgcgggcccgccgtcctcgccgcaccaccgccgccggcggcggcgccgggtccccggcggcggcctccgcccgcGCGGCGCGCCCGTCCGCTGCTGCGCtgccgcggcgcccgcgccgcaGGCCGCGGTGCCGGCGCGGGCCCGGGCCGCGCCGGGGGCCACCACGCGCGTCTTCGTGGTGTCCGACCTCCACACGGACTACCCAGAGAACATGGACTGGGTGCGCCGTCTCCCCGCCGAGGTCGGCGCCGGGGAGGGCGCCGGCGTCGACGCGCTCGTCGTCGCGGGGGACGTCGCGGAGACCAGGGACAACTTCGCGCGCACCATGGAGGTGCTCAGGGGCCGGTTCGGGGCCGTCTTCTACGTCCCCGGGAACCACGACCTCTGGCTGCGCCGCGAGGGCGGCCGCTAC ATGGATTCGCTGGAGAAACTGACTGCATTGCTTGATGCGTGTAGTGAGCTGGGTGTGGATACAGGCCCAAGAATGATAGGTGACTTGGGAATCATACCATTGTTCTCATGGTATCACAAG AGCTTTGACAAGGAGAAGGATGTTAACAGTGTGCGTGTCCCTTCTCTAGAGATG GCTTGTAAAGACTTTCATGCTTGTAAATGGCCTTCAGACCTGGCAAACGATGATGAGTCTATTGCTCTTTACTTCGACAAATTGAATGACAAGAACCATGATGCTATTGAAGAAGTAAAAAATAGCAGCAAGCAGATACTAACATTTTCACACTTCGTTCCAAG GCAAGAGTTGTGTCCCGAGAAACGGATGCTTTATTACCCATACCTTCCAAAGGTCATCGGCTCTGATTTCCTGGAGAGGAGGCTGAGACTTATACACAGTAACAGAAAAGATGGAGCTGCTTGCCATGTTTTTGGGCACACACATTTCTGTTGGGATTCCGTGGTTGATGAGATCAG GTACATACAAGCACCTTTGGCGTATCCCCGAGAAAGAAAGCGGAGAATGAATAGCCAAGGTTGGCTACCATTTTGTGTATACCGTGACGGCTTCAACCCCGAAATATATCCAGCCTTGTGGTCGGATTACTACAACAAGAACAAAAGGGAGCCTGAGAACACTCAGCTGGCGCCGTGGGTTGCCAGACATTTCGCCAAGTACCATAAGTTCCACTGA
- the LOC120688847 gene encoding uncharacterized protein LOC120688847 has protein sequence MAGNDEETMGFFSQAHSHWRFDTDTVDVDFSQASSAHAGGTHKSCALKMDLCTAFHQFAPAADPAVFAEKLEEKHAGEEVQEQAEADPRTMARDQADRCWGVIPPGSSLGTAVPGRSGGGRQTSTGYGGDFSTGLQSPMCYAGDSSAGRGFCMPLGASLPRGRGRGTSRGGGRGRERPSSSAADASDADDDEDIEDEDECGPDGKNKFDKARWTEQNTFILCEIAVEELRDGNCVKGAWTTRGYQNLKNKYFERAGLKHTTKQIKNRFTTLKRWYVAWVWLGCQTGKGFRENGEIAASTAWWNQKISDSNDEQDSSGNDGDDSSGVDTLVALTLLQQMERRKNALLACLIGTCHLDSYSNKAPRRIAIETGIEWVMRTLGNPTDCYDTFRVSRPLFEKLHNVESKISDIDFDKCDHDENYVPLAVPRSEGIGTNESDSAVMNLFRDWVADGLWSLK, from the exons atggccggcaacGACGAAGAGACGATGGGCTTCTTCTCCCAAGCGCACTCTCACTGGAGATTCGACACCGACACTGTTGACGTCGACTTCTCCCAAGCTTCTTCTGCACATGCTGGAG GTACGCACAAATCTTGCGCCCTGAAGATGGATTTGTGCACGGCCTTCCACCAATTCGCCCCGGCAGCAGATCCAGCGGTCTTCGCGGAAAAACTGGAAGAAAAGCACGCGGGGGAGGAAGTGCAGGAGCAAGCGGAAGCAGATCCCAGAACAATGGCGCGGGATCAAGCCGATCGATGCTGGGGGGTCATCCCTCCCGGATCTTCTCTCGGCACAGCAGTCCCTGGCCGTTCTGGAGGTGGCCGGCAGACCTCCACGGGCTACGGCGGCGATTTCTCTACCGGCCTTCAGTCCCCCATGTGTTACGCCGGGGACTCCTCTGCCGGTCGTGGCTTCTGCATGCCACTAGGTGCTTCACTTCCCAGAGGTCGAGGCCGTGGAACGTCCAGAGGTGGAGGTCGTGGCCGCGAGCGTCCATCATCATCCGCAGCAGATGCAAGCGACGCCGACGACGATGAAGACATCGAGGACGAAGATGAGTGTGGACCTGATGGAAAG AACAAGTTTGACAAGGCTAGATGGACAGAACAAAATACATTTATATTATGTGAAATAGCTGTTGAAGAACTTAGGGATGGAAATTGTGTGAAAGGAGCTTGGACAACTAGAGGGTACCAGAATTTGAAGAACAAATATTTTGAGAGGGCTGGACTCAAACATACAACCAAACAAATTAAAAACAGATTCACTACGTTGAAGAGATGGTATGTTGCTTGGGTTTGGTTGGGCTGCCAAACTGGAAAAGGTTTTCGAGAGAACGGCGAAATCGCTGCCTCAACTGCATGGTGGAACCAAAAAATTTCA GACTCCAATGATGAGCAAGATTCTAGTGGAAATGATGGTGACGATTCAAGTGGAGTTGATACCTTGGTTGCACTGACCTTGCTGCAGCAAATGGAGAGGAGAAAGAATGCTTTGCTTGCCTGCTTGATTGGTACGTGTCACTTGGACTCTTACTCAAATAAAGCACCAAGAAGGATAGCAATAGAAACTGGAATTGAGTGGGTAATGAGAACTCTAGGGAACCCGACTGATTGTTATGACACGTTTAGAGTCAGCAGGCCACTATTTGAGAAGTTACATAATGT AGAAAGCAAGATATCGGATATAGATTTTGACAAGTGCGACCATGATGAAAACTATGTTCCACTTGCTGTACCAAGATCTGAAGGAATCGGTACAAATGAAAGTGATAGCGCCGTGATGAACCTATTCCGGGATTGGGTTGCAGATGGTTTGTGGAGTTTGAAGTAG